Proteins co-encoded in one Sulfolobales archaeon genomic window:
- a CDS encoding ornithine cyclodeaminase family protein, with protein sequence MMIIDREEVDSIVDPGELVKDIKETYLSSYIAFERVSSMVNDSWIGVMRGYLKSLGFLVKVVGVYPRASPRVKGVVIVIDVESGDIRAIIDGYSLTGWRTACASAIAHEIMGGRGIDTLGIIGAGTQARYHLAVFTRLFRIERILISARTPDKAYSLSREYGAEISGLEDLNRRATTIIAATNSTEPVVKGDLLAEGSIVISVGAPKPVRELDKRVSERAGCALVDTKKGVLEESEDVEGIELVELGEALRGRECRFREIKLYKSVGTSVLDLAGAYHIIKRKKLL encoded by the coding sequence ATGATGATCATTGATAGGGAGGAGGTAGACTCTATAGTTGATCCAGGAGAGCTTGTAAAGGATATAAAGGAGACATATCTATCCAGCTACATAGCATTTGAAAGGGTTTCAAGCATGGTTAACGATTCATGGATAGGTGTTATGAGGGGCTATCTAAAGAGCCTTGGATTCCTAGTCAAGGTTGTCGGGGTATATCCAAGAGCCTCACCGAGAGTCAAGGGTGTCGTAATCGTTATAGATGTGGAGAGTGGCGATATAAGGGCTATAATAGATGGCTATAGCTTAACAGGCTGGAGAACAGCATGCGCCTCAGCCATAGCCCACGAGATCATGGGTGGTAGGGGTATAGATACGCTTGGAATCATAGGTGCTGGGACACAGGCTCGTTACCACCTAGCGGTATTCACAAGACTCTTTAGAATCGAGAGGATATTGATCTCCGCTAGAACTCCTGATAAAGCATATAGCTTATCAAGGGAATATGGAGCTGAGATATCAGGGCTCGAGGATCTCAATAGAAGGGCAACAACTATTATTGCTGCTACCAACTCGACAGAACCGGTAGTGAAAGGAGATCTCTTGGCTGAAGGCTCTATAGTGATCTCGGTGGGGGCTCCCAAGCCTGTTAGGGAGCTCGATAAAAGGGTTTCTGAGAGGGCTGGATGCGCCCTTGTAGATACTAAAAAGGGTGTTCTAGAGGAGAGTGAGGATGTAGAGGGGATAGAGCTTGTCGAGCTTGGCGAGGCTCTCAGGGGTAGGGAGTGTAGGTTTAGAGAGATAAAGCTCTATAAATCTGTTGGCACATCTGTTCTCGACCTGGCCGGTGCATACCACATTATTAAGAGGAAGAAGCTGCTTTAA